A section of the Oryzias latipes chromosome 8, ASM223467v1 genome encodes:
- the LOC101165059 gene encoding protein kinase C and casein kinase substrate in neurons protein 3 has translation MLTASSETSSEDVYSRSFWMPGNYQRTVKRTEDAFHACNDMVACFQERARLERQYAQQLSEWSNKWKPVVDSSPLYGSLLKGWQCFMSSADRLASLHASICRSLVLEDGDQVRTWQKDTFHKKLFGGFKESQDIESGFARTQKPWAKRLKKLDKARRAYHKVSRKEHAAREREAHAQGNPDVALDKQKKIQEEREQVQQEAEKVRARYEKILDEVNRYVPRYMEEMETIFDQSQDEERKRIVFLKQTFLSIHKHLDVTNNESVRAVYSDLHNTLMAIDEQEDLRWWKNTYGPGMPTNWPHFQEWTPEKKTKKGKKEVEKQAKIEKSVMIGGVRVRALYDYVGQETDELSFKAGEEFLKIEDEDDQGWCRGMKDGGWEGLYPANYVEVV, from the exons ATGTTGACGGCGTCCTCTGAAACCAGCTCTGAGGATGTCTACAGCCGCAGCTTCTGGATG CCTGGGAACTATCAGCGCACAGTGAAGCGCACAGAAGACGCTTTCCATGCCTGTAATGACATGGTGGCGTGCTTCCAAGAGCGCGCTCGGCTGGAGAGGCAGTACGCTCAGCAGCTCAGTGAATGGAGCAACAAGTGGAAACCAGTGGTGGACTCCA GTCCACTCTACGGGTCTCTTCTGAAGGGCTGGCAGTGTTTCATGTCCTCCGCTGACCGGCTGGCCTCCTTACACGCCTCCATCTGTCGCTCCTTGGTGTTGGAAGACGGAGACCAGGTCAGGACCTGGCAGAAGGACACTTTCCACAAAAAATTATTTGGAGGATTCAAGGAGTCGCAAGACATCGAGAGTGGGTTTGCACGCACCCAGAAACCATGGGCCAAGCGGCTTAAAAAG CTAGACAAAGCCAGGCGGGCGTACCACAAGGTGAGCCGAAAGGAGCACGCAGCCAGGGAACGAGAAGCACACGCTCAGGGAAACCCGGACGTCGCCCTggacaaacagaagaagatcCAAGAGGAGAGGGAGCAGGTTCAGCAGGAGGCTGAGAAG GTTCGAGCCCGATACGAAAAAATTTTGGATGAGGTCAACCGCTATGTCCCCCGCTACATGGAGGAGATGGAGACCATCTTTGACCAATCCCAGGATGAAGAACGCAAGAGGATTGTGTTTCTCAAGCAGACCTTCCTCTCCATTCACAAACACCTGGACGTTACAAACAATGAAAG TGTGAGAGCTGTGTACAGTGACCTGCACAACACGCTGATGGCCATCGACGAGCAGGAGGACCTTCGCTGGTGGAAAAACACCTATGGGCCTGGCATGCCCACCAACTGGCCTCACTTCCAG GAATGGACACctgaaaagaaaactaaaaaagggaagaaagaagTGGAAAAGCAAGCAAAAATAGAGAAGAG TGTGATGATTGGAGGAGTACGAGTAAGAGCTTTGTATGACTATGTGGGCCAGGAGACAGACGAGCTCTCCTTTAAAGCAG GTGAGGAGTTTTTGAAGATTGAAGATGAGGATGACCAGGGATGGTGTCGGGGGATGAAGGACGGTGGGTGGGAGGGGCTTTATCCAGCCAATTACGTGGAAGTGGTATAG